The following are encoded together in the Brassica napus cultivar Da-Ae chromosome A9, Da-Ae, whole genome shotgun sequence genome:
- the LOC106375239 gene encoding protein WHAT'S THIS FACTOR 1 homolog, chloroplastic gives MARGLPGVYSHFLCKTKTLEIKSVTMVLRSLTNYSKTSPSLNHKLRWISSLKVVWKKDTKLDEAIERDKRYNLCARVVKEVLNEPGQVIPLRYLEKRRERLRLNFKAKSFVEMNPSLFEISHDRIKPKSDPVQFVRPTPRLRAFLEEEERIYAENEPLIVAKLCKLLMMAKDKVISAEKLVHVKRDFGFPNDFLVRLVKKYPNYFRLTGLEGGKSFLELVDWNPDFAKSVIEIKAQEETVRTGVRVRPNFDVKLPSGMFLRKEMREWTRDWLEQEYISPYEDVSRLDQASKEMEKRTVGVFHELLSLSLLKRVPVPILGKFCEEFRFSNAFSSVFTRHSGVFYLSLKGGIKTAVLRQAYKDEELVDRDPLLAIKDKFLGLLEEGWEERKDRLKMQRERVEKDREIAKKQQEPEERLCE, from the coding sequence ATGGCGCGTGGTCTTCCAGGGGTTTATAGCCATTTCCTCTGTAAAACAAAAACCCTAGAAATCAAATCAGTGACGATGGTGTTGAGAAGCCTAACCAATTATTCGAAAACTTCACCATCGTTAAACCACAAATTGAGATGGATATCGAGCTTGAAAGTGGTGTGGAAGAAGGACACGAAGCTGGACGAAGCCATCGAGCGGGACAAGCGCTACAACCTCTGCGCTCGCGTCGTCAAAGAAGTGCTAAACGAGCCAGGCCAAGTCATCCCCCTCAGGTACCTCGAGAAGCGCCGCGAGAGGCTGCGCCTCAACTTCAAAGCCAAGAGCTTCGTGGAGATGAACCCTTCCCTCTTCGAGATCTCCCACGATCGGATCAAACCGAAGTCCGATCCGGTTCAATTCGTCCGCCCCACGCCCCGTCTCAGAGCATTCCTCGAAGAAGAGGAGAGGATCTACGCTGAGAACGAGCCGTTGATCGTCGCTAAGCTCTGCAAGTTGCTGATGATGGCGAAGGATAAAGTCATCAGCGCCGAGAAACTGGTTCATGTGAAGAGGGATTTCGGTTTTCCAAATGATTTTCTGGTTAGATTGGTTAAGAAATACCCAAACTATTTCCGGTTAACCGGTTTAGAGGGAGGTAAGTCGTTTCTCGAGCTCGTTGATTGGAACCCTGATTTCGCTAAATCGGTTATCGAGATTAAAGCCCAAGAAGAAACCGTTAGAACCGGTGTTCGCGTCCGGCCCAATTTCGACGTGAAGTTACCGTCGGGGATGTTCCTGAGGAAGGAGATGAGAGAGTGGACTAGAGATTGGTTGGAGCAAGAGTACATATCTCCGTACGAGGATGtttctcgtttggatcaagctTCTAAGGAGATGGAGAAGCGAACTGTTGGGGTTTTTCACGAGTTGTTGTCTCTCTCGCTGTTGAAGAGAGTCCCTGTGCCTATACTCGGCAAGTTCTGTGAGGAGTTTAGGTTCTCTAACGCGTTTTCGAGTGTTTTTACGCGTCATTCGGGTGTATTCTACTTGTCGCTGAAAGGAGGGATCAAGACTGCGGTATTGAGGCAGGCTTATAAAGACGAGGAGTTGGTTGATAGAGATCCTTTGCTGGCTATTAAGGATAAGTTCTTGGGGTTGTTGGAGGAAGGATGGGAAGAGAGGAAAGATCGATTGAAAATGCAGAGGGAACGGGTTGAGAAAGATAGGGAGATTGCCAAGAAGCAGCAGGAGCCTGAAGAGCGCCTCTGTGAGTAA
- the LOC106375240 gene encoding probable zinc transporter cis4, which translates to MNLKPLCNHSLCTYFYLLSMYITRTHRRSLFTYTYTYISMETLFLVAIILLALSSSSITRGQRIVEIPPPRPLCASQYALANYACSRLPMNTVPLPSPIAPPPPIFPPPPDHDHHDHDHDDDHHDHDHDDDDHDHDDHDHDNDDHHHNHRDHDHDHDDHDHDHNRDHDHDHDDHDHDHDDDDHDHHNSHRRHHRRRHHHRHHHHRHREETYAQQECCKWVKQMDNECVCDLLVRLPPLLAKPAHDYTVFVDESCIVTFTCGGRLIR; encoded by the coding sequence ATGAACCTAAAACCTCTCTGCAACCATTCTCTTTGTACCTACTTTTACCTTTTGAGTATGTATATAACGAGaactcaccgaagatctctcttcACATACACATACACATACATCTCCATGGAAACTCTTTTTCTTGTAGCTATTATCCTTCTGGCTCTTTCCTCTTCCTCTATCACGCGAGGCCAGAGAATCGTAGAGATTCCACCACCGCGTCCACTATGCGCCTCTCAATACGCTCTGGCTAACTACGCCTGCTCACGTCTCCCAATGAACACTGTCCCACTTCCTTCCCCCATTGCCCCACCTCCTCCCATCTTTCCTCCTCCTCCCGACCATGACCATCATGACCATGACCACGACGATGATCATCACGATCACGACCATGACGACGACGACCACGACCATGACGACCATGACCATGACAACGATGATCACCACCATAATCACCGTGACCACGACCATGATCACGATGACCATGACCATGATCACAACCGCGACCACGACCATGATCACGATGACCACGATCATGATCACGATGACGATGACCATGACCACCACAACAGCCACAGACGCCACCATCGGCGCCGTCACCACCACCGCCATCATCATCACAGACACAGAGAGGAGACGTATGCTCAGCAAGAGTGCTGCAAGTGGGTGAAGCAAATGGACAACGAGTGCGTGTGTGACCTTCTGGTTAGGCTGCCGCCATTGCTAGCGAAACCAGCTCATGACTATACAGTCTTTGTGGATGAGTCCTGCATTGTCACTTTCACCTGCGGAGGCAGACTCATTCGCTGA
- the LOC106374178 gene encoding adenylate isopentenyltransferase 3, chloroplastic: MIMKISMAMCKQSLPPSTNLEFSPARFGPNMLTLNPYVPKEKVVVIMGATGTGKSRLSVDLATRFQAEIINSDKIQVHQGLDIVTNKITTEERCGVPHHLLSVLPPQADLTAANFCHMANLSVESVLNRGKLPIIVGGSNSYVEALVDDDDYKFRSKYDCCFLWVDVALPVLNRFVSERVDKMVQNGMVEEARDFFDYSDSDYSRGIKKAIGVPEFDIFFRNEPFLNLGDREALLNKVVDEIKSNTFKLACRQREKIERLRKIKKWCIQRLDATPVITRRRSKVDADVAWERLVARPSTEAVSRFLLDIDSPRMFVEASTGAVREREMSLVA; this comes from the coding sequence ATGATCATGAAGATATCTATGGCAATGTGCAAGCAATCATTGCCTCCTTCGACAAATTTAGAGTTCTCTCCGGCGAGATTTGGTCCCAATATGCTAACTCTAAACCCATACGTCCCAAAGGAAAAAGTCGTGGTCATCATGGGCGCTACCGGAACAGGCAAGTCACGACTTTCCGTCGATCTTGCCACACGTTTTCAAGCAGAGATCATAAACTCCGACAAGATCCAAGTTCACCAAGGTCTCGACATTGTCACTAACAAGATCACGACCGAGGAGAGATGCGGGGTACCGCACCATCTCCTCAGTGTTTTGCCGCCTCAAGCCGACTTAACCGCCGCAAACTTCTGCCACATGGCAAATCTCTCTGTTGAATCTGTTCTTAACCGTGGAAAGCTTCCAATCATCGTTGGAGGTTCCAACTCTTACGTCGAGGCTCTAGTCGACGACGACGACTACAAATTTAGGTCAAAGTACGACTGTTGCTTCCTATGGGTCGACGTGGCACTACCCGTTTTGAACCGGTTTGTGTCTGAGAGAGTTGATAAGATGGTGCAAAATGGAATGGTCGAAGAAGCTAGAGACTTTTTTGACTATTCGGATTCTGATTACTCGAGAGGAATAAAGAAAGCAATTGGAGTTCCAGAGTTCGACATATTTTTCAGGAACGAACCGTTCTTGAATTTGGGAGACAGAGAAGCACTGTTGAATAAAGTGGTCGATGAAATAAAGAGTAATACTTTTAAGTTAGCTTGCAGACAGAGAGAGAAGATCGAACGGTTGAGAAAGATCAAGAAGTGGTGCATTCAAAGATTGGACGCGACTCCGGTTATCACAAGGCGTAGATCAAAGGTGGATGCTGACGTGGCGTGGGAGAGGCTGGTGGCTAGACCGAGCACCGAAGCTGTTTCACGGTTCTTGCTCGATATTGACAGCCCTCGAATGTTTGTGGAAGCATCAACCGGGGCGGTCAGGGAACGCGAAATGTCCCTAGTGGCGTGA
- the LOC111200624 gene encoding small polypeptide DEVIL 14-like codes for MAAAVVLRCISSTKVRTWKRCSKQIKEQRARLYIIWKCAVFLLSSSHD; via the coding sequence ATGGCGGCGGCAGTGGTACTGAGATGCATCAGTAGTACGAAGGTAAGGACATGGAAAAGATGTTCGAAGCAGATAAAGGAGCAAAGAGCTCGTCTGTACATCATTTGGAAATGTGCTGTCTTTCTTCTCTCCTCCTCCCATGATTGA